Proteins from a genomic interval of Rhodothermales bacterium:
- a CDS encoding T9SS type A sorting domain-containing protein, translating into MRTLPLILLLLVATATVHAQSTGTCQRSIGEAYLDVGNVRARILNNGGLFWRGSPHVYNVPKGGPANAIFASGIWIGGQVGRQLRMAGSTYGPHEFWAGPLDDAGKPPADCSFYDRVYEVAREDVATYENSGIASPDLADWPTGLGAPTVDRWGEPVDLLHLPLAERVERRIDLRAGERPDISGDQMAWWIMNDRGNVHTRTNALPLGVEIHASAFVFSSGDVLGNTTFHTYRVFMKGDALLEDAYISVFTDPDLGNFDDDYVGSDSVLGLMYVYNSDNHDEGSAGYGDAPPATGYQFLEVPNPQTQVVRSGEESPEEQRPRLMSSMMYYSGGGGVMGDPGDARDMYNFMQARWKDGQRLTVGGNGRDFSNEPTNFFFPAMPPEYWSEFDSDNKGTARAPADRRMLATTTVFDLAPGEEVRFAFAIITSFGADNIDSVRKLKEDARIIQHFYDVGFETAEPPDAPRLTVTERNGEALLQWNYRQQDNNYLDSYQMPNEALSPRAPDRHYRLEGYRVLRFDGPADVRGQEVATFDVKNGVTRVVEGEELTYLAANGSDSGLRHHYLLQGLTNYRSYWYGVQAYAYNPYSSPRVLNGPITRVEIVPSRSVSAITPLGEQYLQESGSNMARGIGSLLAIESNENVGSSVVSANVVNDVQLTGDIYDISFVQIPGLDSTDADRLSLTVTRQDGTLAFDGSTSPLPGPPRGVDVLRFDGLSLNVTSTVAPAAVSHIEVVSNNAGRLAEPVTAAPAWLGYPTPAAQAGRQQSTTDATWMVVTGQSRLCPDLDCSPWEVFLDRTVREQGGWDRIAPWEWEIRFTERDAYAWDPWTTGGLIRVPFELWRTGIRSTGDPSDDVRMIPVVNDIDGNGVFNILLSDHPASPDPDDPFTDWFYWHLPLDESPGESGYATWLQTARQDGSAAFGPVTWGRMSLMNWNGAMGRPAADGVLNAWMPEPGTTIRLSTTASVQPGDRFVLNTSALVRPEGVQEEDYLIGVTPNPYKGASAYETSQLTDEVRFTNMPIWAKIRIYTLSGTLVRTLQKNSPDRHLPWDLRTSENLPIASGMYLVHIDTERGEQVLKLGVVKKQPTLNVF; encoded by the coding sequence ATGCGCACCCTCCCCCTGATCCTGTTGTTGCTGGTCGCGACCGCGACGGTGCATGCCCAGAGCACGGGCACCTGTCAGAGGAGTATCGGCGAGGCCTATCTGGACGTCGGCAACGTGCGGGCGCGCATTCTCAACAACGGCGGCCTGTTCTGGCGGGGCTCACCCCACGTCTACAACGTGCCGAAGGGTGGTCCTGCCAACGCGATCTTTGCGAGTGGCATCTGGATCGGAGGTCAGGTGGGCAGGCAACTCCGCATGGCAGGTTCGACCTACGGCCCGCACGAATTCTGGGCCGGCCCATTGGACGATGCGGGCAAACCCCCGGCGGACTGCAGCTTCTATGACCGGGTGTACGAAGTAGCGCGGGAGGATGTAGCGACTTACGAGAACAGCGGGATCGCATCGCCGGACCTGGCGGACTGGCCGACCGGACTCGGAGCGCCGACCGTAGACAGGTGGGGCGAACCGGTCGACCTGTTGCATCTACCCCTCGCCGAGCGGGTGGAGCGCAGGATCGACCTCCGCGCCGGCGAGCGTCCGGACATTTCCGGCGATCAGATGGCCTGGTGGATCATGAATGACCGGGGCAATGTGCACACCCGCACGAATGCACTCCCGCTGGGGGTGGAGATCCATGCATCCGCGTTTGTGTTCTCCAGCGGCGATGTGCTCGGAAACACCACGTTCCACACGTACCGCGTGTTCATGAAAGGGGATGCTCTCCTCGAGGACGCCTACATCTCCGTCTTCACGGACCCCGATCTGGGTAACTTCGATGACGACTATGTGGGCTCTGATTCCGTGCTTGGCCTCATGTACGTGTACAACTCGGACAACCACGACGAAGGGTCGGCAGGCTACGGCGACGCGCCGCCGGCGACCGGCTACCAGTTTCTGGAGGTCCCCAATCCGCAAACCCAGGTAGTACGCTCCGGGGAGGAGAGCCCGGAAGAGCAACGGCCGCGCCTCATGAGCTCCATGATGTACTACAGCGGTGGCGGCGGCGTCATGGGAGACCCCGGAGACGCCCGGGACATGTACAACTTCATGCAGGCCCGGTGGAAGGACGGCCAGCGCCTCACCGTAGGGGGGAATGGGCGTGACTTTTCAAACGAGCCCACCAACTTCTTCTTCCCGGCCATGCCTCCGGAGTACTGGTCCGAGTTCGATTCGGACAACAAGGGCACGGCCAGGGCCCCGGCCGATCGCCGCATGCTGGCCACGACGACGGTCTTCGACCTCGCGCCGGGAGAGGAAGTGCGGTTCGCCTTTGCGATCATCACCTCCTTTGGTGCCGACAACATCGACTCGGTGCGCAAGCTCAAGGAAGACGCGCGAATCATCCAGCACTTCTACGATGTCGGCTTTGAAACCGCCGAACCTCCCGATGCGCCGCGCCTGACTGTGACCGAGCGCAACGGCGAAGCACTGCTGCAGTGGAACTACAGGCAGCAGGACAACAACTATCTGGACTCCTATCAGATGCCGAATGAGGCCCTGTCCCCCCGGGCGCCCGACCGCCACTATCGGTTGGAAGGCTATCGGGTACTGCGCTTCGACGGGCCGGCCGATGTGAGGGGACAGGAGGTCGCCACCTTCGATGTCAAGAATGGCGTGACCAGGGTAGTCGAGGGTGAGGAGTTGACCTACCTCGCTGCAAACGGCTCCGACTCGGGACTCCGCCACCACTATCTGCTGCAGGGGCTGACGAACTACCGAAGCTACTGGTATGGGGTGCAGGCATACGCCTACAACCCGTACTCAAGTCCGCGCGTGCTGAACGGGCCAATCACGCGCGTCGAAATCGTACCCAGCCGCAGCGTTTCCGCGATCACTCCCCTTGGCGAGCAGTATCTCCAGGAGTCGGGCAGCAACATGGCCCGTGGCATTGGATCGCTGCTCGCCATCGAGTCCAACGAGAACGTGGGCTCCAGCGTGGTCAGCGCGAACGTGGTGAACGACGTGCAACTCACCGGCGACATCTACGATATCTCGTTCGTGCAAATCCCCGGACTGGATTCGACCGATGCGGACCGGCTTTCCCTGACGGTGACACGACAGGACGGAACTCTGGCATTCGACGGCTCAACATCTCCACTTCCCGGGCCGCCCAGAGGGGTCGATGTGCTCCGGTTTGACGGGCTGTCCCTGAACGTGACCAGTACCGTCGCGCCCGCGGCGGTGAGCCACATTGAGGTCGTTTCCAACAACGCCGGGCGGCTGGCGGAGCCTGTTACTGCGGCGCCGGCCTGGCTCGGCTACCCGACTCCGGCTGCGCAGGCGGGACGACAGCAGTCGACGACCGATGCCACCTGGATGGTCGTCACCGGCCAGTCGCGGCTCTGCCCTGATCTGGATTGCTCACCGTGGGAGGTCTTCCTGGATCGCACCGTTCGCGAGCAGGGAGGCTGGGACCGGATTGCCCCGTGGGAATGGGAGATTCGTTTCACGGAGCGCGACGCATATGCGTGGGACCCCTGGACCACAGGCGGTCTGATCAGAGTGCCGTTTGAACTGTGGCGCACCGGAATTCGCAGCACGGGTGATCCCAGCGACGACGTCCGTATGATCCCCGTGGTCAACGATATCGACGGCAACGGCGTTTTCAACATCCTGCTGTCTGATCATCCGGCCTCCCCGGATCCGGATGATCCGTTTACGGACTGGTTCTACTGGCACCTGCCTTTGGACGAGAGCCCGGGAGAATCCGGGTATGCAACCTGGCTGCAAACTGCCAGACAGGATGGATCCGCCGCGTTTGGACCCGTCACGTGGGGACGGATGTCGCTGATGAACTGGAACGGAGCCATGGGAAGACCCGCCGCGGACGGCGTGCTGAATGCATGGATGCCGGAGCCCGGAACCACCATTCGGTTGTCCACCACCGCCAGCGTGCAGCCCGGCGACAGATTCGTACTCAATACGTCTGCGCTCGTCAGGCCGGAGGGTGTACAGGAGGAGGACTACCTCATCGGGGTGACGCCCAACCCCTACAAGGGTGCCTCCGCCTACGAGACGAGCCAGCTGACGGACGAGGTGCGCTTTACCAACATGCCCATCTGGGCCAAGATTCGCATCTACACGCTTTCCGGCACCCTGGTACGCACGCTGCAGAAGAACTCTCCGGACCGGCACCTGCCCTGGGATCTGCGCACATCGGAGAACCTTCCCATCGCCTCCGGCATGTACCTTGTTCACATCGACACCGAGCGGGGAGAGCAGGTCCTGAAGCTGGGCGTGGTGAAGAAACAGCCCACGCTCAACGTATTCTGA
- a CDS encoding TIGR01777 family oxidoreductase yields MNIFVTGATGFIGRALVLRLRRDGHDVTAMTRNPERARSLLGQEAVYVDADASAEALHAALERADAVVNLAGEPILGSRWDEDKKKRLWSSRVDLTRSLVEAMGRCATPPRTLVSGSAVGFYGNRGDVELSESADPGDGFLAELCKAWEAEALKAEDHGARVVVLRTGVVLGRAGGALEPMLPPFQFGVGGPVGPGTQYVPWIHLDDLLEMIVSALQVESWSGPINGSGPTPVTFRELASELGRVLNRPAFLPVPTVALKVIFGQAASVLVDSQRAIPQRAAALGFEFRYPTLREALADILNNDFVEVNGVRSGAELPESSYLDANKPAFELGTRVRIAKPLSEVFSFFSRAENLGLLTPPQMQFRITQPPERMEAGAEIKYRLKVGPVPISWTTRIDQWEENAVFVDSQEQGPYACWWHEHRFEADGNETVMTDRVLYAPPLGPLGRIANHVYVADELRRVFGYRSAVIRRRFGAAMR; encoded by the coding sequence ATGAATATTTTTGTTACCGGCGCCACCGGGTTTATAGGCCGAGCTCTGGTCCTCCGACTGCGTCGCGATGGACATGATGTCACAGCCATGACCCGAAATCCGGAGCGCGCGCGGTCTCTGCTGGGCCAGGAGGCCGTCTATGTCGATGCAGATGCCAGCGCCGAGGCTCTCCACGCCGCCCTCGAGAGAGCCGACGCGGTTGTCAACCTGGCCGGCGAACCGATTCTTGGAAGCCGGTGGGATGAGGACAAGAAGAAGCGCCTGTGGTCCAGCCGGGTAGACCTCACCCGCAGCCTGGTCGAGGCCATGGGCCGCTGTGCTACCCCCCCGCGCACGCTTGTCTCCGGAAGCGCGGTGGGTTTCTATGGAAACCGTGGCGACGTCGAGCTCAGCGAATCGGCCGATCCCGGAGACGGTTTTCTTGCCGAACTCTGCAAGGCATGGGAAGCGGAAGCCCTCAAGGCGGAGGATCACGGCGCCCGGGTGGTGGTGCTGAGGACCGGCGTCGTGCTCGGCCGAGCGGGCGGGGCGCTCGAGCCCATGCTGCCTCCGTTTCAGTTCGGGGTTGGGGGGCCGGTGGGTCCGGGCACGCAGTATGTGCCGTGGATCCACCTGGACGATTTGCTGGAGATGATCGTCAGCGCACTTCAGGTCGAATCTTGGAGCGGCCCCATCAATGGCTCCGGCCCGACACCGGTCACCTTCCGCGAACTCGCGTCCGAGTTGGGCAGGGTGCTCAACCGGCCGGCTTTCCTTCCGGTGCCGACCGTGGCCCTGAAAGTGATTTTCGGCCAGGCGGCATCGGTCCTCGTCGATAGCCAGCGAGCCATCCCGCAACGGGCGGCGGCCCTTGGATTCGAGTTCCGGTATCCCACCCTGCGCGAGGCGCTGGCCGACATTCTCAACAACGACTTTGTCGAGGTTAATGGGGTGCGCAGCGGCGCGGAGCTTCCCGAGTCCAGCTACCTGGACGCCAACAAGCCGGCCTTCGAACTCGGCACCAGGGTGCGCATTGCCAAACCACTCTCCGAGGTCTTCTCGTTCTTCTCGCGGGCCGAAAACCTGGGGCTCCTCACTCCGCCCCAGATGCAGTTCCGCATTACGCAGCCACCGGAGCGCATGGAGGCCGGTGCTGAGATCAAATATCGTCTAAAGGTTGGACCCGTACCCATTTCCTGGACCACGCGCATCGATCAGTGGGAAGAGAACGCTGTGTTCGTCGACTCCCAGGAGCAAGGTCCGTACGCGTGCTGGTGGCACGAACACCGATTCGAGGCGGACGGAAACGAGACCGTCATGACGGACCGGGTGTTGTACGCGCCTCCCCTGGGACCTCTCGGGCGCATCGCCAATCATGTCTACGTGGCAGATGAACTGCGACGCGTGTTCGGCTACCGTTCGGCAGTCATCCGGCGGCGGTTCGGGGCAGCGATGCGCTAG
- the idi gene encoding isopentenyl-diphosphate Delta-isomerase gives MQENVVLVDPEDRPLGEMEKMEAHRRGVLHRAFSVFVFNRNGELLLQRRALDKYHSRGLWSNTCCSHPRPGETVEEAAVRRLREEMGMRCELEKSFTFVYRSTLDRGLIEHEYDHVLVGWCDTQPKINPHEVAEWRYASPAVIRQELIENAGDYTSWFRICFERAAHSAHNWPTS, from the coding sequence ATGCAGGAGAATGTTGTACTCGTCGATCCGGAAGACCGGCCGCTCGGCGAAATGGAAAAGATGGAAGCCCATCGCCGAGGTGTGCTGCACAGGGCGTTTTCGGTGTTCGTTTTCAACCGAAATGGCGAGTTGCTGCTGCAGCGCCGCGCTCTGGACAAATATCACAGCAGGGGGTTGTGGTCAAACACCTGCTGTTCCCACCCGCGCCCCGGGGAGACGGTTGAGGAAGCGGCCGTGCGGCGTCTGCGGGAAGAAATGGGCATGCGCTGCGAGCTCGAAAAGAGCTTCACGTTCGTTTACCGAAGCACGCTCGACCGGGGGTTGATTGAGCACGAGTATGACCACGTGCTCGTCGGATGGTGCGACACGCAGCCGAAAATCAACCCGCATGAGGTGGCCGAATGGCGGTATGCGTCACCGGCCGTGATTCGTCAGGAGTTGATCGAAAACGCGGGAGACTACACGTCCTGGTTTCGTATCTGCTTCGAACGCGCGGCGCATTCCGCGCACAACTGGCCCACTTCCTGA
- a CDS encoding helix-turn-helix domain-containing protein, with protein sequence MEEYITTTEAALLAGVGVSSIKRWSDQDLIQVVRTPGGHRRVNRADLLRFLDESSSSPVSTALARESSLPSKPRDLRSALSISRIGLIKKLAGPEIHLAPENPDDPKSAGVFWANAMRDSDVFELQALLLHARSRRGSWHATADEAAHGLSEVGERWMRGEMSVMDEHIASERLARALSAIMETMPGAEEEPVCMLACVTGDMHTLGLSFLQLCVRERGWRPLWVGASTPLEELYAVAAAGEVAMIAISASEASSDTVELAEFAQMLGAACAASGTSLAFGGSGAWPDPPLFGMRFYAFGPFSAYLQSQS encoded by the coding sequence GTGGAAGAGTATATCACCACAACCGAGGCCGCATTGCTGGCGGGCGTCGGCGTGAGCAGCATCAAGCGCTGGTCAGATCAGGACCTGATTCAGGTTGTGCGCACGCCTGGTGGGCACCGCCGCGTGAACAGAGCTGATCTGTTGCGCTTTCTGGACGAGTCCTCTTCGTCGCCCGTTTCGACCGCTTTGGCGCGGGAATCGAGCCTTCCGTCGAAGCCGCGGGACCTGCGCTCGGCACTCTCCATATCCCGAATAGGCCTCATAAAGAAGTTGGCGGGGCCGGAAATTCACCTAGCCCCCGAGAACCCGGACGACCCTAAGAGTGCAGGAGTCTTCTGGGCCAACGCCATGAGAGATTCGGATGTTTTTGAGCTGCAGGCCCTTCTGCTGCATGCCAGAAGCAGGCGCGGCTCGTGGCACGCGACGGCGGACGAAGCTGCTCACGGGCTCAGTGAGGTGGGAGAGCGATGGATGCGCGGCGAGATGAGCGTGATGGATGAGCACATTGCCTCCGAGCGCCTGGCTCGTGCGCTCTCCGCCATAATGGAGACGATGCCGGGTGCGGAAGAGGAGCCGGTCTGCATGTTGGCCTGCGTCACCGGCGACATGCATACCCTGGGGCTATCCTTCCTGCAACTGTGCGTGCGCGAGCGGGGATGGAGACCGTTATGGGTCGGTGCATCGACGCCGCTTGAGGAGCTTTATGCCGTTGCCGCCGCCGGTGAGGTGGCCATGATCGCAATCAGCGCCTCCGAAGCGTCCAGCGACACGGTCGAACTGGCCGAATTTGCCCAGATGCTGGGTGCCGCGTGTGCTGCCTCCGGTACATCCCTCGCGTTTGGTGGAAGCGGCGCCTGGCCTGACCCACCGCTATTCGGCATGCGCTTCTACGCGTTCGGCCCGTTTTCGGCATACCTACAAAGCCAGTCATGA
- a CDS encoding sterol desaturase family protein: MEFLLNAGIVLLTFVLMEGVAWSAHKYVMHGFMWWFHHDHHNHQPGFFEKNDAFFLIFAVPSAWFFATGTLNSDFRFFIGLGILLYGICYVLVHDIFIHQRVKWFRRTDNAYFTAIRKAHLVHHKHLGPEDGECFGMLLAPPKYYREAKAVVDARKRARIQANA, encoded by the coding sequence ATGGAATTCCTGCTGAATGCCGGCATCGTGCTGCTGACTTTCGTCCTGATGGAAGGGGTAGCCTGGAGTGCACACAAGTACGTGATGCACGGCTTCATGTGGTGGTTTCATCATGATCACCACAACCACCAGCCCGGGTTTTTTGAGAAGAACGATGCGTTCTTCCTGATTTTCGCCGTTCCGAGTGCGTGGTTCTTCGCAACAGGCACGCTCAACAGCGACTTCCGATTCTTTATCGGACTGGGCATACTGCTTTACGGTATTTGCTACGTCCTGGTGCACGACATCTTTATCCACCAGCGCGTGAAGTGGTTCAGGCGTACGGACAACGCCTATTTCACGGCCATCCGCAAGGCGCACCTGGTCCACCACAAACATCTGGGTCCGGAGGACGGCGAGTGCTTCGGTATGCTGCTGGCTCCACCCAAGTACTACCGGGAAGCGAAGGCTGTTGTCGACGCACGCAAGCGCGCCCGGATTCAGGCGAACGCCTGA
- a CDS encoding lycopene cyclase domain-containing protein translates to MSWLYLALNAAVISIPLAFSWHGELRFVDRWRAFFPACLLVLLFFIAWDIPFAAWGVWGFDDRYLLGPRIAGLPLEEWLFFLCIPYACVFTYHCLARLSVQWVGDGLARGLTAGVGFLALVLAIIYWGRLYTTTTCVLVALFAGWMVWKRPPWIPGFWTAYLVLLVPFVGTNGVLTGVRFWQYPLINTQPQAVVDHVVWYDNAQNLAVRFLSIPLDDFLYAFLLIGLNVALLEYFSSRDRRESVGRAEPTA, encoded by the coding sequence ATGTCCTGGCTGTACCTCGCGCTGAACGCGGCGGTTATCTCCATCCCGCTGGCTTTCTCCTGGCACGGAGAACTGCGCTTTGTGGACCGCTGGAGAGCGTTCTTCCCGGCCTGTCTCCTGGTGCTGCTCTTCTTCATTGCCTGGGACATTCCGTTCGCAGCGTGGGGCGTGTGGGGGTTCGATGACCGTTACCTGCTCGGCCCGCGCATCGCCGGCCTGCCTCTGGAGGAGTGGCTGTTCTTCCTCTGCATTCCGTACGCCTGCGTCTTCACCTATCACTGCCTGGCACGCCTGTCCGTGCAGTGGGTGGGCGATGGGCTCGCGCGAGGCCTGACGGCTGGCGTCGGATTCCTGGCCCTGGTTCTGGCGATTATCTACTGGGGCCGCCTGTACACCACGACAACCTGCGTCCTGGTCGCCCTCTTTGCAGGCTGGATGGTGTGGAAGCGTCCACCCTGGATTCCGGGTTTCTGGACCGCCTACCTCGTGTTGCTCGTGCCCTTCGTAGGAACCAACGGGGTGCTGACCGGGGTGCGTTTCTGGCAGTATCCCCTGATCAATACACAGCCACAGGCGGTGGTGGATCATGTGGTCTGGTACGACAACGCGCAGAACCTGGCTGTTCGGTTCCTGAGCATACCATTGGACGACTTCCTGTATGCCTTCCTGCTGATTGGGCTGAACGTCGCCCTTCTGGAATACTTCTCCAGTCGGGACCGCAGGGAATCAGTCGGGCGGGCGGAGCCGACCGCATAA
- the crtI gene encoding phytoene desaturase, whose translation MRERHEVIVIGAGFAGLAAATRLATLGRSVLVVEQLDSAGGRARKFEDGGFTFDMGPSWYWMPDVFEEYFRMAASDVNQHLDLVRLDPSYRTWFADAPVDIPAGADAVAELFDELEPGAGPRFQEFLAEAEHKYRIGMDRFVRQPGTSPLELMDPTVLPDVLKLTMFSSLAKHVRGYFQDPRIRQILEFPVLFLGARAENTPALYSMMNYADTALGTWYPMGGMHRIAESMVSVASNLGVEFRFGSAVDSVISEDGVASGVRVDGDVYSAAAVIAAADYHHVEQHLLEEKYRRYDEDYWDKRTMSPGSMIYYLGINRRLPGLRHHNLFFDAPFDPHAHTIYDEPGWPEDPLFYVCAPSVTDDSVAPDGCENLFILVPLAAGLDHDEQARERLFGQVMDRLENHLGLPVREHMVVRHDYAHREFERDYNAYKGNAYGLANTLWQTAFLKPKMKSKLPGLFFAGQLTTPGPGMPPTLISGQMAAELTDAWLIKHVPVTA comes from the coding sequence ATGAGAGAGCGACACGAGGTCATTGTCATAGGCGCGGGTTTCGCGGGGCTGGCCGCGGCCACGCGGCTGGCGACACTTGGTCGCTCCGTGCTGGTGGTCGAGCAGCTCGATTCCGCTGGAGGACGGGCCCGCAAGTTCGAGGATGGAGGATTTACCTTCGACATGGGTCCGAGCTGGTACTGGATGCCGGATGTGTTCGAGGAGTATTTCCGCATGGCCGCTTCGGACGTCAACCAGCACCTGGACCTGGTCCGGCTCGACCCGTCCTACCGAACCTGGTTTGCAGATGCACCCGTAGATATTCCTGCTGGTGCGGACGCGGTGGCTGAACTGTTTGATGAACTTGAGCCGGGGGCGGGACCCCGATTCCAGGAGTTCCTGGCAGAGGCGGAGCACAAGTATCGTATCGGAATGGACCGCTTCGTGCGCCAGCCGGGCACCAGCCCGCTGGAACTCATGGATCCCACAGTGCTGCCGGACGTGCTCAAACTGACCATGTTCTCCTCACTGGCCAAGCATGTGCGCGGGTACTTCCAAGACCCCCGCATCCGGCAGATTCTCGAGTTCCCCGTGCTCTTTCTCGGTGCCCGCGCAGAGAACACGCCCGCGTTGTACAGCATGATGAACTATGCCGACACCGCGTTGGGAACATGGTATCCCATGGGCGGCATGCATCGAATCGCGGAATCCATGGTAAGCGTCGCTTCCAATCTCGGGGTGGAGTTCCGGTTTGGGTCTGCCGTGGACTCGGTGATTTCCGAAGACGGTGTGGCCTCGGGAGTGCGTGTCGACGGCGACGTTTACAGCGCGGCGGCCGTGATCGCTGCTGCCGACTATCATCATGTGGAGCAGCATCTGCTGGAGGAGAAGTACCGGCGCTACGACGAGGACTACTGGGACAAGCGCACCATGTCGCCCGGGTCCATGATTTACTACCTGGGCATCAATCGCAGACTTCCCGGACTGCGCCATCACAATCTGTTCTTCGACGCGCCGTTTGACCCTCACGCCCACACCATCTACGACGAGCCGGGGTGGCCCGAAGACCCTCTCTTTTATGTCTGCGCGCCGTCTGTCACCGATGATTCCGTAGCGCCGGACGGTTGTGAGAATCTGTTTATCCTGGTGCCGCTTGCGGCCGGCCTCGACCATGACGAGCAGGCGAGAGAGCGGCTCTTCGGCCAGGTAATGGATCGACTGGAGAACCACCTGGGGCTCCCGGTGCGAGAGCACATGGTCGTACGACACGACTATGCCCATCGCGAATTTGAGCGAGACTACAACGCCTACAAGGGGAATGCGTATGGACTGGCGAACACCCTGTGGCAGACCGCATTCCTTAAGCCGAAAATGAAAAGCAAGCTGCCGGGCCTGTTCTTCGCGGGCCAGCTGACTACTCCTGGTCCCGGCATGCCGCCCACCCTCATAAGTGGCCAGATGGCGGCGGAATTGACCGACGCCTGGCTGATCAAGCATGTCCCCGTCACCGCCTGA
- a CDS encoding phytoene/squalene synthase family protein — translation MSPSPPDIARPERLALFGEVSVACSRLTTRSYSTSFSLSIRALGADIRDGIYSIYGFVRLADEVVDSFHGYDQRTLFARLKEETFLALDQRISTNPILQAFQQAYHQYGIDRSHVEQFLRSMEWDLDRNAYDRDGYDEYIVGSAEVVGLMCLKVFLRGDQAEYDRLEPSAVRLGAAFQKVNFLRDLKEDYENLGRTYFPNVDLDRFDDAVKAEIEQEIAEDLDAALEGIVQLPRDARFGVYLAYTYYRQLLRRISRVPSGKVMQTRVRVPDLQKMMLLASAYTRNRLNLV, via the coding sequence ATGTCCCCGTCACCGCCTGACATAGCAAGACCAGAGCGCCTGGCCCTGTTCGGGGAAGTGTCGGTGGCGTGCAGTCGTCTGACGACGCGCTCCTACTCGACCTCGTTTTCACTGAGTATCCGGGCGCTGGGCGCCGATATTCGGGACGGCATCTACTCCATCTATGGATTCGTGCGCCTGGCCGATGAGGTCGTCGACTCATTTCATGGCTACGACCAGCGTACGCTGTTTGCGCGACTGAAAGAGGAGACCTTTCTGGCTCTCGACCAGCGCATCAGCACCAATCCCATTCTCCAGGCATTCCAGCAGGCGTATCACCAGTACGGAATCGACCGCTCGCATGTAGAGCAGTTTCTCAGGAGCATGGAATGGGACCTGGACCGGAACGCGTACGACCGCGATGGCTACGACGAGTACATCGTGGGCTCGGCGGAGGTGGTCGGTCTCATGTGCCTGAAGGTGTTTCTGCGAGGGGATCAGGCCGAATATGACCGCCTGGAGCCCTCGGCGGTGCGCCTGGGCGCGGCCTTCCAGAAGGTCAACTTCCTGCGAGACCTCAAGGAGGACTACGAAAACCTCGGGCGCACCTACTTTCCGAATGTCGACCTGGACCGGTTTGACGATGCCGTCAAGGCAGAGATCGAGCAGGAGATCGCCGAGGATCTCGATGCCGCCCTGGAAGGCATCGTGCAGCTGCCCCGAGACGCCCGGTTCGGCGTCTACCTCGCCTACACCTACTACCGTCAGCTATTGCGACGAATCAGCCGGGTGCCATCCGGAAAGGTGATGCAGACCCGGGTGCGCGTGCCTGACCTGCAGAAGATGATGCTCCTCGCGTCAGCCTACACGCGCAACCGGTTGAACCTGGTGTGA